From a single Ciconia boyciana chromosome 4, ASM3463844v1, whole genome shotgun sequence genomic region:
- the CCDC68 gene encoding coiled-coil domain-containing protein 68 isoform X2 — MSAPSEEQRNARIVMTTLLLTEQITREDHGSEGNYVLYGSSCAQITEEAEYVKKLPQVSGNKAESQNSGWSWSCSPVARTMKETEEHMLLVSRENQVLKIKLEATREAGVQALRSASQKLYENYQTQSEELKKSHENEKKQIQAYNLQQEEKLQQSSENTSRLAEGIREKCTRIAEMEKRVQRMEEEKKTLIEKKMSFEKMLQQMMSRKEDSKRCLDLQRQIATLREQICHLQRVIQAQHHGLRGVIQEAEELNNELRSQDKKIENLTEKLTALEAQRPVRSWGIPLPDAHQAKEARELKERLDVCLLPLSEGLFLCIATCNSYGPFLTPKYLQHVLPLYGTWCRSGAAELRLKE, encoded by the exons ATGTCCGCTCCCTCCGAAG AGCAGAGAAACGCACGTATAGTGATGACTACCCTGCTACTCACTGAGCAAATAACACGAGAAGACCACGGCTCAGAGGGAAACTACGTCCTTTATGGATCTTCTTGTGCCCAAATCACCGAGGAAGCTGAATATGTGAAAAAG CTTCCTCAAGTCTCGGGCAATAAAGCGGAGTCACAGAACagtggctggagctggagctgcagtcCCGTTGCAAGGACgatgaaggaaacagaagagcacATGCTGCTGGTGAGCAGGGAAAACCAAGTGCTGAAGATCAAG CTGGAAGCCACGAGAGAAGCAGGCGTCCAGGCTCTCAGATCTGCCTCCCAGAAACTGTATGAGAATTACCAGACTCAgtcagaagaactgaaaaaaagtcatgaGAATGAGAAGAAGCAAATACAG GCCTACAATCTCCAGCAAGAAGAGAAGCTCCAGCAAAGCTCAGAAAACACCAGCCGCCTTGCTGAAGGCATCAGGGAAAAATGTACCCGCATCGCAGAGATGGAGAAGCGCGTGCAAAGGATGGAGGAG gaaaagaaaactctgatagagaagaaaatgtcatttgaaaAGATGCTTCAACAGATGATGTCAAGGAAGGAAGACAGCAAACG GTGCCTGGATCTCCAGAGGCAGATTGCCACCCTGCGGGAGCAGATCTGCCACCTGCAGCGCGTGATCCAGGCGCAGCACCACGGCCTGCGGGGCGTGATCCAGGAG GCAGAGGAACTGAACAATGAACTCAGAAGCcaagataaaaaaatagaaaacctgACAGAGAAGCTGACCGCACTGGAAGCGCAG CGCCCTGTCAGATCTTGGGGCATCCCCTTACCTGATGCTCACCAGGCTAAAGAAGCAAGAGAGCTAAAGGAACGACTAGATGTTTGTCTCCTACCTTTGTCAGAAGGACTTTTTCTGTGCATTGCAACCTGTAACTCCTACGGCCCCTTTCTTACTCCAAAGTACCTTCAGCACGTGCTGCCTCTCTACGGCACGTGGTGCAGAAGCGGTGCTGCAGAGCTGCGCCTGAAAGAATAA
- the CCDC68 gene encoding coiled-coil domain-containing protein 68 isoform X1 gives MSAPSEEQRNARIVMTTLLLTEQITREDHGSEGNYVLYGSSCAQITEEAEYVKKQLPQVSGNKAESQNSGWSWSCSPVARTMKETEEHMLLVSRENQVLKIKLEATREAGVQALRSASQKLYENYQTQSEELKKSHENEKKQIQAYNLQQEEKLQQSSENTSRLAEGIREKCTRIAEMEKRVQRMEEEKKTLIEKKMSFEKMLQQMMSRKEDSKRCLDLQRQIATLREQICHLQRVIQAQHHGLRGVIQEAEELNNELRSQDKKIENLTEKLTALEAQRPVRSWGIPLPDAHQAKEARELKERLDVCLLPLSEGLFLCIATCNSYGPFLTPKYLQHVLPLYGTWCRSGAAELRLKE, from the exons ATGTCCGCTCCCTCCGAAG AGCAGAGAAACGCACGTATAGTGATGACTACCCTGCTACTCACTGAGCAAATAACACGAGAAGACCACGGCTCAGAGGGAAACTACGTCCTTTATGGATCTTCTTGTGCCCAAATCACCGAGGAAGCTGAATATGTGAAAAAG CAGCTTCCTCAAGTCTCGGGCAATAAAGCGGAGTCACAGAACagtggctggagctggagctgcagtcCCGTTGCAAGGACgatgaaggaaacagaagagcacATGCTGCTGGTGAGCAGGGAAAACCAAGTGCTGAAGATCAAG CTGGAAGCCACGAGAGAAGCAGGCGTCCAGGCTCTCAGATCTGCCTCCCAGAAACTGTATGAGAATTACCAGACTCAgtcagaagaactgaaaaaaagtcatgaGAATGAGAAGAAGCAAATACAG GCCTACAATCTCCAGCAAGAAGAGAAGCTCCAGCAAAGCTCAGAAAACACCAGCCGCCTTGCTGAAGGCATCAGGGAAAAATGTACCCGCATCGCAGAGATGGAGAAGCGCGTGCAAAGGATGGAGGAG gaaaagaaaactctgatagagaagaaaatgtcatttgaaaAGATGCTTCAACAGATGATGTCAAGGAAGGAAGACAGCAAACG GTGCCTGGATCTCCAGAGGCAGATTGCCACCCTGCGGGAGCAGATCTGCCACCTGCAGCGCGTGATCCAGGCGCAGCACCACGGCCTGCGGGGCGTGATCCAGGAG GCAGAGGAACTGAACAATGAACTCAGAAGCcaagataaaaaaatagaaaacctgACAGAGAAGCTGACCGCACTGGAAGCGCAG CGCCCTGTCAGATCTTGGGGCATCCCCTTACCTGATGCTCACCAGGCTAAAGAAGCAAGAGAGCTAAAGGAACGACTAGATGTTTGTCTCCTACCTTTGTCAGAAGGACTTTTTCTGTGCATTGCAACCTGTAACTCCTACGGCCCCTTTCTTACTCCAAAGTACCTTCAGCACGTGCTGCCTCTCTACGGCACGTGGTGCAGAAGCGGTGCTGCAGAGCTGCGCCTGAAAGAATAA
- the CCDC68 gene encoding coiled-coil domain-containing protein 68 isoform X3 encodes MSAPSEEQRNARIVMTTLLLTEQITREDHGSEGNYVLYGSSCAQITEEAEYVKKQLPQVSGNKAESQNSGWSWSCSPVARTMKETEEHMLLVSRENQVLKIKLEATREAGVQALRSASQKLYENYQTQSEELKKSHENEKKQIQAYNLQQEEKLQQSSENTSRLAEGIREKCTRIAEMEKRVQRMEEEKKTLIEKKMSFEKMLQQMMSRKEDSKRCLDLQRQIATLREQICHLQRVIQAQHHGLRGVIQEAEELNNELRSQDKKIENLTEKLTALEAQNKELKDRVEFWSGQSKTKVSKAVWTDALSDLGASPYLMLTRLKKQES; translated from the exons ATGTCCGCTCCCTCCGAAG AGCAGAGAAACGCACGTATAGTGATGACTACCCTGCTACTCACTGAGCAAATAACACGAGAAGACCACGGCTCAGAGGGAAACTACGTCCTTTATGGATCTTCTTGTGCCCAAATCACCGAGGAAGCTGAATATGTGAAAAAG CAGCTTCCTCAAGTCTCGGGCAATAAAGCGGAGTCACAGAACagtggctggagctggagctgcagtcCCGTTGCAAGGACgatgaaggaaacagaagagcacATGCTGCTGGTGAGCAGGGAAAACCAAGTGCTGAAGATCAAG CTGGAAGCCACGAGAGAAGCAGGCGTCCAGGCTCTCAGATCTGCCTCCCAGAAACTGTATGAGAATTACCAGACTCAgtcagaagaactgaaaaaaagtcatgaGAATGAGAAGAAGCAAATACAG GCCTACAATCTCCAGCAAGAAGAGAAGCTCCAGCAAAGCTCAGAAAACACCAGCCGCCTTGCTGAAGGCATCAGGGAAAAATGTACCCGCATCGCAGAGATGGAGAAGCGCGTGCAAAGGATGGAGGAG gaaaagaaaactctgatagagaagaaaatgtcatttgaaaAGATGCTTCAACAGATGATGTCAAGGAAGGAAGACAGCAAACG GTGCCTGGATCTCCAGAGGCAGATTGCCACCCTGCGGGAGCAGATCTGCCACCTGCAGCGCGTGATCCAGGCGCAGCACCACGGCCTGCGGGGCGTGATCCAGGAG GCAGAGGAACTGAACAATGAACTCAGAAGCcaagataaaaaaatagaaaacctgACAGAGAAGCTGACCGCACTGGAAGCGCAG aaTAAAGAACTGAAAGACAGAGTAGAGTTCTGGTCTGGCCAGTCCAAGACTAAAgtttcaaaagctgtctggacaga CGCCCTGTCAGATCTTGGGGCATCCCCTTACCTGATGCTCACCAGGCTAAAGAAGCAAGAGAGCTAA
- the RAB27B gene encoding ras-related protein Rab-27B isoform X2, producing MTTDVICQQGKKMRLTPICCVIAVEEQQAEAFAQWGGRKVVMRFRSLTTAFFRDAMGFLLMFDLTSQQSFLNVRNWMSQLQANAYCENPDIVLIGNKADLSDQREVNERQAKDLADKYGIPYFETSAATGQNVEKAVDTLLDLIMKRMEQCVDKTQVSDTANGGSSGKLDSAKPEEKKCAC from the exons ATGACTACTGATGTCATCTGtcagcaagggaagaaaatgcGACTCACACCTATTTGCTGTGTAATAGCGGTTGAAGAGCAGCAGGCTGAAGCGTTTGCCcagtggggaggaaggaaagttGTGATGAG ATTTCGAAGTCTCACCACAGCGTTTTTCAGAGATGCTATGGGCTTTTTACTAATGTTTGATCTTACCAGTCAACAGAGCTTCTTAAATGTCAGAAATTGGATGA GTCAGCTGCAAGCCAATGCATATTGTGAGAATCCAGATATAGTCTTAATTGGTAATAAAGCTGATTTATCAGACCAAAGGGAGGTAAATGAAAGGCAAGCAAAAGACCTGGCAGACAAATATGG CATACCGTACTTCGAAACAAGTGCTGCTACCGGACAGAACGTGGAGAAGGCTGTGGACACGCTTCTGGACTTGATAATGAAGCGTATGGAGCAGTGCGTGGACAAGACACAGGTCTCTGACACAGCCAACGGAGGAAGCTCGGGAAAGCTAGATTCAGCAaaaccagaggagaaaaagtgtGCCTGCTAA
- the RAB27B gene encoding ras-related protein Rab-27B isoform X1: MTDGDYDYLIKLLALGDSGVGKTTFLYRYTDNKFNPKFITTVGIDFREKRVVYNSRGPNGSPGKAFKVHLQLWDTAGQERFRSLTTAFFRDAMGFLLMFDLTSQQSFLNVRNWMSQLQANAYCENPDIVLIGNKADLSDQREVNERQAKDLADKYGIPYFETSAATGQNVEKAVDTLLDLIMKRMEQCVDKTQVSDTANGGSSGKLDSAKPEEKKCAC; encoded by the exons ATGACTGATGGAGACTATGATTATCTGATCAAACTCCTGGCCCTCGGAGACTCTGGGGTTGGAAAAACAACGTTCCTGTACAGATACACTGATAACAAATTTAATCCAAAATTCATCACGACGGTAGGGATAGATTTTCGGGAAAAACGAGTG GTATACAATAGCAGAGGACCAAATGGATCTCCAGGAAAAGCCTTCAAGGTACATCTCCAGCTTTGGGACACAGCCGGACAGGAAAG ATTTCGAAGTCTCACCACAGCGTTTTTCAGAGATGCTATGGGCTTTTTACTAATGTTTGATCTTACCAGTCAACAGAGCTTCTTAAATGTCAGAAATTGGATGA GTCAGCTGCAAGCCAATGCATATTGTGAGAATCCAGATATAGTCTTAATTGGTAATAAAGCTGATTTATCAGACCAAAGGGAGGTAAATGAAAGGCAAGCAAAAGACCTGGCAGACAAATATGG CATACCGTACTTCGAAACAAGTGCTGCTACCGGACAGAACGTGGAGAAGGCTGTGGACACGCTTCTGGACTTGATAATGAAGCGTATGGAGCAGTGCGTGGACAAGACACAGGTCTCTGACACAGCCAACGGAGGAAGCTCGGGAAAGCTAGATTCAGCAaaaccagaggagaaaaagtgtGCCTGCTAA